The Roseofilum casamattae BLCC-M143 genome has a segment encoding these proteins:
- a CDS encoding ATP-binding protein: protein MNTQSTIGVRRSHNLQLIEQETIAFPTSIQPYGALLVLQEEGLTIIQVSGNVRSILGYSTEQLLNRPLTHWVKFSIIKSIEQHLRENQLQRINPLQLQINSMAFTGFIHQHQSYLILELEPTPNEKNSAEPNFYHLTKWSALQLHQAENLTELCERAVQDIRKITGYDRVMLYKFHEGDRGSVIAEAKREDLNSYLGLHYPDTDIPKPARDLFLQHSLRFINDVGAKTVSITPKVNPKSGESIDLRHSILRSASPCHLQYLSNMGVRSSMAISLVQNERLWGLIACHNYSQKFIPHQQRAACEFLGHALSIELAHKQYNEDYEYQLYLKDVQSSLLELMSQSEDYAEGLIANPKLLLSLVNARGAAIILGDRYSLIGETPRFSYLEKLLGCLEPYLEESHVFATSCLSEIEPSAEAYKDVASGILAISISGSQPRYLIWFRPEVLHTLNWAGNPEDSFQTGEDDRIILCPRKSFALWKETVNMQCLPWKNCEIEAALSLRQSIVKVVLKNADQLARANAALSKSEAKERERAIQLEQALQELKQAQTQLIQSEKMSGLGQLVAGIAHEINNPVNFIYGNLAHVESYLGDLLSILELYKKYYPEPNEEVQEGCEAVDIDFLLEDFPKVIESMQLGADRIHGIVQSLRNFSRLDESDMKAVNLDEGIESTLLILNNRIKAKSNRPAIALMKQYSELPEIECYPSQLNQVFMNLLTNAIDALEEGNSQRQISYKELEEQPNRIIISTSLCCDRQSKEELACIAIADNGLGIPESIRSKLFEPFFTTKPMGKGTGMGLSISYQIVVEKHRGYFTCDSQVGRGTTFRVEIPVRTSKAMPYDR, encoded by the coding sequence ATGAATACTCAATCTACGATCGGTGTGCGCCGCTCTCATAACCTACAGTTAATTGAGCAGGAAACGATCGCATTTCCAACTTCCATTCAACCTTATGGAGCGCTGTTGGTGTTGCAAGAGGAAGGATTAACTATCATCCAAGTGAGTGGGAATGTACGTTCGATCTTAGGCTACTCAACAGAGCAATTGTTAAATCGCCCTTTAACTCATTGGGTAAAGTTCAGTATTATTAAGAGCATCGAGCAACATCTAAGAGAGAACCAACTGCAACGAATTAATCCGCTTCAGTTGCAAATTAATTCCATGGCGTTTACTGGATTTATCCATCAACATCAATCTTATCTCATCCTAGAACTAGAGCCAACCCCAAATGAGAAAAACAGCGCCGAACCCAACTTTTATCATCTAACCAAATGGTCGGCTTTGCAACTGCATCAAGCCGAGAATTTAACGGAGTTGTGCGAACGAGCGGTACAAGATATTCGGAAAATAACCGGATACGATCGCGTCATGCTCTACAAATTCCATGAAGGCGATCGCGGCAGCGTAATTGCGGAAGCGAAGCGAGAAGATTTAAACTCGTATTTGGGCTTGCACTACCCCGATACAGATATTCCGAAACCCGCCAGAGATTTATTCCTGCAACATAGTCTGAGATTTATTAATGATGTGGGAGCAAAAACCGTTAGTATCACTCCCAAAGTGAATCCAAAGTCGGGAGAATCTATCGACTTACGCCATTCAATATTGCGCAGCGCATCTCCCTGCCATCTCCAATATCTAAGCAACATGGGAGTGCGCTCCTCCATGGCAATTTCCTTGGTGCAAAACGAACGATTGTGGGGACTCATTGCCTGCCATAATTACTCGCAAAAATTTATTCCCCACCAACAGCGAGCTGCCTGTGAGTTTCTCGGTCATGCCCTATCTATTGAGTTAGCCCATAAACAATATAACGAAGATTACGAATATCAGCTTTATCTCAAAGACGTTCAATCGAGTTTGCTCGAATTAATGTCTCAATCGGAGGATTATGCTGAGGGATTAATCGCCAATCCAAAACTACTACTTAGCTTAGTTAATGCCCGTGGAGCTGCAATTATTTTAGGCGATCGCTATTCTCTTATTGGTGAAACTCCCAGATTCAGCTATCTCGAGAAACTACTCGGTTGTTTAGAGCCATATCTTGAAGAGTCTCATGTCTTTGCGACTAGCTGTTTATCGGAAATTGAACCGAGCGCTGAAGCTTATAAAGATGTAGCCAGCGGTATTTTAGCCATCTCAATTAGCGGTTCGCAACCGAGATATCTAATTTGGTTTCGCCCAGAAGTTCTCCACACTCTAAACTGGGCGGGGAACCCAGAAGACTCCTTTCAAACCGGAGAAGACGATCGCATTATTCTTTGCCCGAGAAAATCATTCGCATTATGGAAAGAAACGGTTAATATGCAATGCTTGCCCTGGAAAAACTGTGAAATTGAAGCCGCTCTCAGTTTGCGACAATCAATTGTCAAAGTTGTCTTGAAAAATGCGGACCAACTCGCTCGAGCGAACGCAGCATTGAGTAAATCTGAAGCCAAAGAGCGAGAGCGAGCCATACAACTCGAACAAGCCTTGCAAGAGTTAAAACAAGCCCAAACTCAGTTAATCCAAAGCGAGAAAATGTCTGGTTTAGGACAGTTAGTAGCTGGAATAGCTCATGAAATCAATAATCCAGTCAATTTCATCTATGGCAATCTCGCTCATGTCGAGAGCTATTTAGGAGACTTACTCTCAATTTTAGAACTGTACAAAAAATACTATCCCGAACCCAACGAAGAAGTTCAAGAAGGATGCGAAGCTGTCGATATCGATTTTTTGTTAGAAGACTTTCCAAAAGTTATCGAATCGATGCAACTCGGAGCCGATCGCATTCACGGCATTGTCCAATCCTTGCGCAACTTTTCCCGCCTTGATGAAAGTGATATGAAAGCGGTTAACCTGGATGAAGGAATCGAAAGTACTCTCCTAATTCTCAATAACCGCATCAAAGCCAAATCCAATCGCCCCGCGATCGCATTAATGAAACAGTATAGCGAGTTGCCAGAGATTGAATGCTATCCGAGTCAGTTAAATCAAGTCTTTATGAATCTGCTGACCAATGCCATTGATGCTTTAGAAGAAGGTAATAGTCAACGACAAATCAGCTATAAAGAGTTGGAAGAACAGCCGAATCGCATTATCATATCCACCAGTTTATGCTGCGATCGCCAATCGAAAGAAGAACTAGCCTGCATTGCGATCGCAGATAATGGTTTGGGCATTCCCGAATCGATTAGATCGAAACTGTTCGAGCCATTTTTTACTACTAAACCCATGGGTAAAGGCACGGGAATGGGTCTCTCCATTAGTTATCAAATTGTTGTCGAAAAACACCGAGGATACTTTACCTGCGACTCCCAAGTTGGTAGAGGCACCACATTTCGGGTAGAAATTCCGGTAAGAACGAGTAAAGCGATGCCGTACGATCGATAA
- a CDS encoding LysR family transcriptional regulator yields the protein MDKFESMRAFTQVVEQGGFAAAARKMQLSRSAVNKLVINLENNLGVQLLYRTTRQVILTDNGRAFYDRCLNILSSLEEAELAVTRQHQEPKGNLKINAPMSFGISFLGAQIAEFMARYTEINIQLTLEDRFIDPISEGYDLVIRLSDPLESPSLIVHSITNISRVICAAPSYLQARGIPDNLSDLTQHSCLHYGYLATGDRWPIVDREQEELVAINGVFCCNNGEILKEAAVNGLGIVLLPYFLVEQELKQGKLQAILPDYPARELTLSVIYPVNRHLSTKVQLFTQFLRDRFNGT from the coding sequence ATGGATAAGTTTGAAAGTATGCGGGCATTTACTCAAGTCGTGGAACAAGGGGGTTTTGCAGCAGCAGCGCGCAAAATGCAACTCTCTCGCTCGGCAGTGAATAAATTGGTGATTAATTTAGAAAATAACTTAGGAGTACAATTGCTGTATCGCACTACTCGGCAAGTGATACTCACCGATAATGGGCGAGCATTTTACGATCGCTGTCTCAATATTCTCAGCAGTCTTGAAGAAGCAGAATTAGCGGTTACGCGGCAACATCAGGAACCGAAAGGGAACCTGAAAATTAATGCTCCCATGTCATTTGGCATTTCCTTTTTGGGGGCACAAATTGCTGAGTTTATGGCTCGCTATACGGAAATTAATATTCAATTAACGTTAGAAGACCGTTTTATCGATCCGATTAGTGAAGGTTACGATTTGGTGATTCGCCTGAGCGATCCTCTAGAATCTCCGAGTTTAATTGTCCATTCCATTACTAATATTTCTCGGGTAATTTGTGCGGCCCCTAGTTATTTGCAAGCTAGAGGGATTCCAGATAATTTGAGCGATCTAACCCAACATTCTTGCTTGCATTATGGGTATTTAGCAACCGGCGATCGCTGGCCCATAGTCGATCGAGAACAAGAAGAACTGGTTGCTATTAATGGGGTATTTTGTTGTAACAATGGCGAGATTTTAAAAGAGGCCGCAGTCAATGGTTTGGGTATTGTTTTACTTCCCTATTTTTTGGTAGAACAAGAATTAAAGCAAGGGAAACTACAAGCGATCTTGCCCGACTATCCAGCTCGCGAACTGACGTTATCGGTAATTTATCCAGTCAATCGTCACCTTTCTACTAAAGTACAGCTATTTACACAATTTCTGCGCGATCGCTTTAACGGGACTTAA
- a CDS encoding XisI protein — protein sequence MDKLEHYRQLVQELLAERSKVQPAYGEIQMKLMFDQERDRYQLLRAGWLDKRRVYGALIHIDLEGEKIWIQYDGTEVGIAVALTEAGVPKEDIVLAYHSPFMRQFNGYAVG from the coding sequence ATGGATAAATTAGAACACTATCGACAACTCGTCCAAGAACTTCTCGCCGAACGGAGTAAAGTTCAGCCGGCTTATGGCGAGATTCAAATGAAGTTAATGTTCGATCAAGAACGCGATCGCTATCAGCTTTTGCGCGCGGGATGGCTCGATAAACGCCGGGTTTACGGCGCGTTAATTCATATCGATCTTGAAGGGGAAAAAATTTGGATTCAATATGACGGAACTGAAGTGGGTATTGCCGTAGCTCTAACGGAAGCTGGAGTTCCCAAAGAAGACATCGTGCTTGCTTACCATTCTCCGTTTATGCGTCAGTTTAATGGCTATGCGGTGGGATAA
- a CDS encoding thioredoxin family protein yields the protein MAKTESTMLELGTPAPDFQLPDVTSGETLSLATFANKKALLVMFICKHCPFVKHIQVELAKLGKDYHSSDLGILAISANDAVNYPDDAPERLKVMVAEQGFTFPIAYDETQSVAKNYTAACTPDFFLFGGDRRLVYRGQLDDSRPGNSLPVTGVDLRGAIDLALSGQTISPEQKPSIGCNIKWKPGNEPSYFG from the coding sequence ATGGCCAAAACTGAATCAACCATGTTGGAACTGGGCACTCCAGCTCCCGATTTCCAGCTTCCCGACGTGACATCTGGAGAAACCTTATCTCTTGCCACCTTTGCCAATAAAAAAGCTTTATTAGTGATGTTTATTTGCAAACATTGCCCGTTTGTGAAACATATCCAAGTCGAACTGGCAAAATTGGGAAAAGACTATCACAGCTCGGACTTAGGAATATTAGCCATCAGTGCCAATGACGCGGTTAACTATCCCGATGATGCTCCAGAGCGGTTAAAGGTGATGGTTGCCGAACAAGGATTTACCTTTCCCATAGCCTACGACGAAACTCAAAGTGTAGCTAAAAACTATACTGCTGCTTGTACGCCAGACTTTTTCTTGTTCGGTGGCGATCGCCGATTGGTCTATCGCGGTCAACTCGATGACTCTCGCCCCGGAAATAGTTTACCAGTTACGGGGGTAGATTTACGTGGTGCGATCGATTTAGCCCTGAGCGGACAAACCATTTCCCCCGAACAGAAACCGAGCATTGGCTGCAACATCAAGTGGAAACCCGGTAACGAGCCGTCTTATTTTGGCTAG
- a CDS encoding ABC transporter substrate-binding protein, translating into MVRGHWHRIGYRIAIAIFMALMTISLSACHLTQATSAAETSQIVQAVLSDPKTFNYALNQESPNIFGLTYKGLIETNGLTGEIQPALAESWDIADGGKQIIFTLRDNLKWSDGQPLTADDVIFSYDRVYLNDAIPTSARFVLLIGKNRSLPTVTKLDDRRVQFSIPEPFAPFLRSTGLPILPAHILQPTITETDSQGNPVFLTTWGTDTPVEDIVVNGPYQLERYDTTQRIIYKRNPYYWKQDENGSSLPNIDRIIWQIVESTDTNFLQFRSGGLDLTNVSPEYFSLLKKEEQRGKFTIYGENPTLSSVFITFNLNRGSRDGKPLVNPEKSRWFNQIEFRQAIAYALDRRTMVNNIYRGLGEPQYSNLPVQSPYYLSPEEGLKIYDYNPETAKALLLSAGFQYNSNGQLEDDRGNPVRFTLLTNAGNKIREALGVQIKQDLGNIGIQVDFQPISFSSLVDKLGNTLDWDAHIIGFGGGGVEPNNSANIWSLDGSLHSFNQQPQAGQPPIQGWKAASWEEKIADLYIEGAQELDEVKRKAIYDRTQQLIKENLPYIYLVNQLSLTAVRDRISPIQYSALGGALWNIDELQVTDE; encoded by the coding sequence ATGGTTCGAGGACATTGGCATCGTATTGGGTATCGCATCGCGATCGCGATCTTCATGGCATTAATGACCATTTCATTATCTGCTTGTCATCTCACCCAAGCAACATCAGCCGCCGAAACCTCTCAAATTGTCCAAGCAGTTCTGAGCGATCCTAAAACCTTTAACTACGCCTTAAACCAAGAATCTCCCAACATCTTTGGTCTCACCTACAAAGGACTGATCGAAACCAACGGACTCACCGGAGAAATCCAACCTGCATTAGCCGAATCTTGGGACATAGCCGACGGCGGCAAACAAATTATCTTTACCCTGCGAGATAACTTAAAATGGTCGGACGGACAACCCTTAACGGCCGATGATGTTATCTTTTCCTACGATCGCGTTTACTTAAATGATGCCATTCCGACTTCGGCTCGCTTTGTCCTCCTAATTGGCAAAAACCGTTCTTTACCCACCGTCACCAAACTCGACGATCGCCGAGTCCAATTTAGCATTCCCGAACCCTTTGCTCCCTTTCTCCGCAGCACCGGTTTGCCCATCTTACCCGCCCATATTCTACAACCGACAATTACCGAAACCGACTCCCAAGGCAATCCCGTATTTCTCACCACCTGGGGAACCGATACCCCAGTCGAAGATATTGTGGTCAACGGCCCTTATCAACTGGAGCGCTACGACACCACCCAGCGCATTATCTACAAGCGCAACCCCTACTATTGGAAACAAGACGAGAACGGCAGTTCTCTACCAAATATCGATCGCATCATTTGGCAAATTGTCGAATCCACCGATACTAACTTTCTGCAATTTCGCTCCGGAGGCTTAGACCTAACCAATGTTTCTCCCGAATACTTTTCCTTATTAAAAAAAGAAGAACAACGGGGAAAATTTACCATATATGGAGAAAACCCCACCCTCAGTTCCGTCTTCATTACCTTTAACCTAAACCGAGGCAGTCGCGATGGCAAACCCCTCGTCAACCCGGAAAAATCGCGCTGGTTTAACCAAATCGAGTTTCGTCAGGCGATCGCCTATGCTCTCGATCGCCGTACCATGGTCAACAACATCTACCGAGGACTGGGAGAACCACAATATTCCAACCTTCCCGTACAAAGTCCTTACTATCTGTCCCCAGAAGAGGGATTAAAAATTTACGACTATAACCCCGAAACGGCAAAAGCCTTACTCTTAAGCGCTGGCTTTCAATATAACAGCAACGGACAACTAGAAGACGATCGCGGCAACCCCGTGCGCTTTACCCTCCTCACCAATGCCGGAAATAAAATTAGAGAAGCCTTGGGCGTACAAATTAAACAAGATCTGGGTAACATCGGCATTCAAGTAGACTTTCAACCCATCTCCTTTAGTAGCTTAGTCGATAAACTCGGCAATACCTTAGATTGGGACGCTCATATTATCGGGTTTGGCGGTGGCGGAGTCGAACCCAACAACAGCGCCAATATTTGGTCTCTCGACGGCTCCTTACATAGTTTCAATCAACAACCGCAAGCCGGACAGCCTCCCATTCAAGGATGGAAGGCAGCTTCTTGGGAAGAGAAAATTGCCGATCTTTATATCGAAGGCGCGCAAGAGTTGGATGAGGTAAAGCGCAAAGCCATTTACGATCGAACCCAGCAACTGATTAAAGAAAACTTGCCTTATATCTATCTAGTCAACCAGCTTTCGCTGACGGCAGTGCGCGATCGCATCTCTCCCATCCAATACTCCGCTCTCGGTGGAGCGTTATGGAATATTGATGAATTGCAAGTCACCGACGAATAA
- a CDS encoding nitroreductase family protein, with protein MDTLDAIYQRRAVKGYDPNHKLTSEEEQKLLEAMIQAPTSFNIQHWRFVILRDPELRQKIRKELGNDQAQMTDASLLILFTADMKAWQKNPERYWQNAPKEVADLLVGWMGPFHEGREWLQRDEAQRSIGMAMQTLMLAAKGMGYDSCPMIGFDIEKVAELINLPDDYVMGPMVAIGKKVKDPRPKPGQLPLSELVIENKF; from the coding sequence ATGGATACTTTAGATGCAATTTATCAACGTCGTGCTGTTAAAGGCTACGATCCCAACCATAAGCTAACCTCGGAAGAAGAACAAAAGCTTTTGGAAGCAATGATTCAGGCTCCCACTAGTTTTAATATCCAACATTGGCGTTTCGTGATTCTTCGAGACCCTGAATTACGCCAAAAAATTCGCAAAGAGCTTGGCAACGATCAAGCGCAAATGACAGATGCTTCGTTGCTTATTCTGTTTACAGCCGATATGAAAGCTTGGCAGAAGAATCCCGAACGGTATTGGCAAAATGCACCGAAAGAAGTGGCCGATCTATTAGTAGGTTGGATGGGGCCGTTTCATGAAGGACGGGAATGGCTACAGCGAGATGAGGCACAACGCTCGATTGGTATGGCTATGCAGACTTTAATGTTAGCCGCGAAAGGAATGGGTTACGATTCTTGCCCGATGATTGGCTTTGATATCGAGAAGGTAGCCGAACTGATTAATTTACCTGACGATTATGTCATGGGGCCAATGGTTGCTATTGGTAAAAAAGTCAAAGATCCCCGGCCAAAACCAGGACAATTACCCTTGAGTGAATTAGTGATTGAGAATAAGTTCTAA
- a CDS encoding NAD-dependent epimerase/dehydratase family protein, producing MRVLVMGGTRFIGVYLTRMLVEAGHEVVLFNRGNQPAPVSRVKQIHGDRTDAAQIQDKLADETFDAVFDNNGRKLSDTQPLADLFAGKVKHFVYMSSAGVYLKSEQMPHIEGDELDPNSRHKGKFEAENYLIEKQLPFTSIRPTYIYGPLNYNPLETWFFDRIVRDRPIPIPGSGNAITQFGHCADLAKAMISVLGNDRAIGEIYNVSGERYVTFDGLAKACAIAAGVKPEQLKLVHYNPKDFDFGKRKAFPLRVQHFFADISKAKDHLNWKPEYDLISGLKDSFQNDYLAHHKGNSDVDFELDDLILNS from the coding sequence ATGCGCGTTTTGGTGATGGGGGGAACCCGCTTTATTGGAGTCTATTTGACTAGGATGTTGGTGGAAGCGGGACATGAGGTGGTGTTGTTTAATCGCGGAAACCAGCCCGCACCGGTTTCTCGAGTCAAGCAGATTCATGGCGATCGCACGGATGCAGCGCAAATTCAAGATAAGCTGGCTGACGAGACCTTTGATGCAGTTTTTGATAACAATGGTCGCAAACTCAGCGATACGCAACCCCTAGCAGATTTGTTTGCCGGAAAGGTAAAACATTTTGTCTATATGAGTTCGGCAGGAGTTTATTTGAAATCCGAGCAAATGCCTCATATTGAAGGGGACGAACTCGATCCGAATAGCCGCCATAAAGGTAAGTTTGAAGCCGAAAATTATCTGATTGAGAAACAACTGCCGTTTACTTCAATTCGACCGACTTATATTTACGGGCCGCTCAATTATAATCCTCTCGAAACTTGGTTCTTCGATCGCATTGTGCGCGATCGTCCAATTCCTATTCCCGGTAGCGGTAATGCCATTACCCAATTCGGTCATTGTGCGGATTTGGCCAAAGCAATGATATCAGTTCTCGGAAACGATCGCGCGATCGGGGAAATCTATAATGTGTCTGGGGAGCGCTACGTTACCTTTGACGGACTGGCAAAAGCTTGCGCGATCGCCGCTGGAGTTAAACCCGAACAGCTCAAATTAGTCCATTACAATCCCAAAGATTTTGACTTTGGCAAGCGCAAAGCATTCCCTCTGCGCGTACAACATTTCTTTGCCGATATTAGTAAAGCCAAAGATCATCTTAACTGGAAACCCGAATACGACCTAATTTCCGGATTGAAAGACTCATTTCAAAATGATTATCTCGCCCATCATAAAGGAAATTCAGATGTGGATTTCGAGCTAGACGATCTCATTCTCAACTCGTAA
- the larB gene encoding nickel pincer cofactor biosynthesis protein LarB, producing MTQPEELRSLLEAVAQGQMTAETALDRLKYFDFEPVGEFARIDHHRALRTGFPEVVWGPGKTPEQIAEIMQRLHDRRQGGVVMATRIEPDVYEQLRDRLPHLTYYLIARICALGTPSVRYPGTIGIVSAGTADLPVAEEAAIVAELCGFQVNRLWDVGVAGIHRLLSNRDVLNQADVLIVVAGMEGALPSVVAGLVSCPTIAVPTSIGYGASFNGLAPLLTMLNSCAAGIGVVNIDNGFGAAILAGQILRTAENIARQRQ from the coding sequence ATGACACAACCGGAAGAGTTACGCTCTCTGCTTGAGGCTGTTGCCCAAGGACAAATGACCGCAGAGACCGCCCTAGATCGGCTCAAATACTTCGATTTTGAACCCGTTGGCGAATTTGCTCGAATCGACCACCATCGCGCCCTGAGAACCGGATTTCCCGAGGTGGTTTGGGGGCCGGGGAAAACTCCAGAGCAGATCGCGGAAATTATGCAGCGCCTGCACGATCGCCGTCAAGGAGGAGTCGTGATGGCCACTCGCATCGAACCGGATGTTTACGAACAACTGCGCGATCGTCTTCCCCACCTCACCTACTACCTCATCGCTCGCATTTGCGCCCTCGGAACTCCATCGGTTCGCTATCCGGGAACCATCGGTATTGTCTCCGCCGGAACCGCAGATTTGCCTGTAGCTGAAGAAGCCGCGATCGTTGCCGAACTCTGTGGCTTTCAAGTCAACCGGCTTTGGGATGTAGGAGTTGCCGGCATTCATCGCCTTCTAAGTAACCGAGACGTACTCAACCAAGCAGATGTCTTAATTGTCGTCGCCGGCATGGAAGGCGCGCTGCCAAGTGTCGTCGCCGGTTTGGTCTCCTGTCCCACCATCGCGGTTCCCACCAGTATCGGTTACGGCGCCAGCTTTAATGGGTTAGCTCCCCTGTTAACCATGCTCAACTCCTGCGCGGCAGGTATCGGAGTCGTCAATATCGATAACGGTTTTGGCGCCGCTATTTTAGCCGGGCAAATCTTGCGAACGGCGGAAAACATTGCTCGTCAGCGCCAATAG
- the ycaC gene encoding isochorismate family cysteine hydrolase YcaC, translating into MTNSYQYKRLSKDDAVVLLIDHQAGLISLVQDYSSNEFKNNVLALAESAKFFNLPTILTTSFENGPNGPLVPEIKEFHPDAPYIARPGQINAWDNEDFVKAIADTGRKQLIMAGVVTDVCVAFPALSALEAGFDVFVVTDASGTFNTDVRDAALLRMQGAGAQMMNWFSVACELHRDWRNDIEGLGALLSKYIPNYRNLMTSYFAIQQ; encoded by the coding sequence GTGACTAATTCTTATCAATATAAACGCCTCTCTAAAGATGATGCCGTCGTTTTACTGATCGATCATCAAGCTGGTTTAATCTCATTAGTTCAAGACTATTCCTCCAACGAATTCAAAAATAATGTTTTGGCATTAGCCGAATCAGCTAAATTCTTTAATTTGCCCACCATCCTCACAACCAGTTTTGAAAATGGTCCCAATGGTCCCTTAGTTCCAGAAATTAAAGAATTTCATCCCGATGCTCCTTATATTGCTCGTCCCGGTCAAATTAATGCTTGGGATAATGAAGATTTTGTCAAAGCGATCGCAGATACCGGCCGCAAACAATTAATTATGGCAGGAGTCGTTACCGATGTTTGTGTGGCTTTCCCCGCATTAAGTGCCTTGGAAGCAGGCTTTGATGTTTTTGTCGTCACGGATGCTTCTGGAACCTTTAATACAGATGTCCGAGATGCCGCATTATTACGAATGCAAGGTGCTGGAGCACAAATGATGAATTGGTTCAGCGTTGCCTGCGAACTGCACCGCGACTGGCGTAATGATATTGAAGGTTTGGGAGCTTTGCTCTCTAAGTATATCCCCAATTATCGCAATTTGATGACCAGCTATTTTGCCATACAACAATAA
- a CDS encoding element excision factor XisH family protein translates to MARDLFHNVVKEALVSEGWTVTHDPLSVDYGDVQMQIDLGAERLFAAERGTEKIAVEVKSFTSPSAISEFHTALGQYLNYRRALRAKEPERQLYLSVPRQTYEEFFRLRLIEETVREHSLLLLVYEVDTKDLVWIN, encoded by the coding sequence ATGGCACGAGATTTATTTCATAATGTGGTTAAAGAGGCTCTAGTTAGCGAGGGCTGGACGGTTACCCACGATCCCCTTTCAGTCGATTATGGGGACGTTCAAATGCAAATTGACTTGGGAGCAGAGCGTTTATTCGCTGCCGAACGGGGTACGGAAAAGATTGCTGTAGAGGTCAAAAGTTTCACCAGTCCTTCCGCTATTTCCGAATTCCATACTGCCTTGGGACAATATCTCAATTATCGGCGAGCCTTGCGCGCGAAAGAACCCGAGCGCCAGCTTTATCTATCCGTTCCCAGGCAAACCTACGAGGAGTTTTTTCGACTTCGTTTAATTGAAGAAACGGTACGCGAACACTCTCTTTTATTACTGGTTTATGAGGTAGACACAAAAGATCTCGTATGGATAAATTAG
- the hemC gene encoding hydroxymethylbilane synthase, with amino-acid sequence MTSSATPFNSTVRLGSRKSQLAMVQSEWVKAELEARHGDRAFEIHELSTKGDKILDVPLAKIGDKGLFTKELEDAMLRNDTDMAVHSLKDLPTNLPEGLMLGCVTERENPADALVIGSKYSGNTLETLPDGAVIGTSSLRRLAQLRHHFPKLAFKDVRGNLNTRLKKLDDGEYDALILASAGLTRLEMSDRISQEIPAEISLHAVGQGALGIECRLDDTVILDIIQVIQHQETLDRCLAERAFLRTLEGGCQVPIGVNTSIEGDRLILTGMVASLDGQRLIRDSIAGDRKEAEQLGNTLAEDLRGRGAGDILAEILAQVDRS; translated from the coding sequence ATGACCTCCTCTGCTACTCCATTCAACTCAACAGTACGCCTGGGTTCCCGTAAAAGCCAACTCGCGATGGTTCAAAGCGAATGGGTGAAAGCGGAACTGGAAGCTCGTCACGGCGATCGCGCTTTTGAAATTCACGAACTCAGTACTAAAGGCGACAAAATTCTCGATGTTCCTCTGGCGAAAATTGGCGATAAAGGGCTGTTTACCAAGGAATTGGAAGATGCCATGCTCCGCAACGATACAGATATGGCGGTTCATTCCCTCAAAGATCTGCCCACTAATCTGCCGGAAGGATTGATGCTCGGTTGCGTCACGGAACGGGAAAATCCTGCCGATGCTCTGGTAATTGGCAGCAAATATAGCGGTAATACTCTGGAAACTCTTCCCGATGGTGCTGTAATTGGAACCTCTTCTCTGCGTCGTCTCGCACAACTGCGCCATCATTTTCCTAAGTTAGCGTTTAAGGACGTGCGCGGCAATTTGAATACCCGTCTGAAGAAGCTGGATGATGGGGAGTACGACGCTTTAATTTTAGCAAGCGCGGGATTAACTCGTTTGGAGATGAGCGATCGCATCAGCCAAGAAATTCCCGCAGAAATTTCCCTACATGCCGTCGGACAAGGCGCTCTCGGAATTGAGTGTCGCCTTGACGATACGGTAATTCTCGATATTATTCAAGTCATTCAGCATCAAGAAACTCTAGATCGCTGTTTGGCAGAGCGCGCGTTTCTGCGGACTTTAGAAGGTGGATGCCAAGTTCCCATTGGAGTTAATACTTCTATTGAGGGCGATCGCCTCATCTTAACGGGTATGGTGGCCAGTTTAGACGGCCAGCGCCTGATTCGCGATAGTATTGCAGGCGATCGTAAGGAAGCGGAACAGTTGGGTAATACTCTAGCAGAAGATTTGCGCGGACGCGGTGCTGGCGATATCTTAGCGGAAATCTTAGCCCAAGTCGATCGCAGTTAA